One Limisphaera ngatamarikiensis genomic region harbors:
- a CDS encoding DUF1559 domain-containing protein, with product MSDKQQMRLPGQAFTLVELLVVIAVIAVLIALLLPALAGAKASAAATACKNNLRQLGIALQIYTQDHGCYPPHAYRPSNETLALRTNVVFVDTIGWPGYLLPYVLGKRETFRCPARGSEFQWPANPTPRGYEFPFNVDSMFLRWSYGYNGLNFKQARNGNIVGGYGLSPSTVLPLSANLVLKPADMIAIGDSDGNGFGDPNISFMRPRLNADPDFPPGDIHKGGANIVFCDGHVEWQKQSRWIELTPEAARRWHYDNQPHPEWWYRSWQ from the coding sequence CGCTGTCATTGCTGTGCTCATCGCATTGTTACTGCCAGCTCTGGCAGGAGCCAAGGCTTCAGCAGCGGCCACAGCCTGCAAGAACAACTTGCGGCAACTGGGCATCGCCCTGCAGATTTACACGCAGGACCATGGATGCTATCCGCCACATGCTTACCGGCCATCCAACGAAACGCTTGCATTGCGAACCAACGTTGTGTTCGTCGACACGATCGGATGGCCGGGCTATCTGCTGCCATATGTGTTGGGCAAGCGGGAGACATTTCGCTGTCCAGCACGTGGGAGTGAGTTTCAATGGCCCGCCAACCCCACACCGCGGGGATATGAATTTCCATTCAACGTTGACTCGATGTTTTTACGGTGGAGCTATGGCTACAACGGCCTTAACTTCAAGCAAGCGCGGAACGGCAACATTGTCGGCGGGTATGGACTGAGCCCTTCTACCGTGCTTCCTCTTTCTGCGAATCTCGTTTTGAAACCTGCTGACATGATCGCTATCGGGGATAGCGACGGTAACGGGTTTGGCGACCCCAACATTAGCTTTATGCGCCCCCGTCTGAACGCGGATCCAGATTTTCCGCCGGGTGACATTCACAAGGGAGGCGCGAACATTGTTTTTTGCGACGGTCACGTTGAATGGCAGAAACAATCCCGGTGGATTGAGCTGACACCAGAAGCAGCCCGCCGCTGGCACTATGATAACCAACCACACCCCGAATGGTGGTATCGCAGCTGGCAGTGA